Proteins encoded in a region of the Bacillus methanolicus genome:
- a CDS encoding PAS domain-containing sensor histidine kinase, with protein sequence MCKLKKSFIIYLIIVIIPALAGSFYHIHQLLDEDFQKRKNHSKWVASIHQKSWDQLITQTVTSLDIISILVENSQQYPENLTALLRQTQQRDPRYGGLYLLDRTGKVITGSNDFLSNVDLSERDYINTAILTQDTIISDHPEILGNGQKVIGLAMPVFTDKKEIHSILVAYLRIDYIQNIMKVLTPDTKLYIVNDDDKTIININTAAASSMKTQQWVVVPLELLPWSIKAEIREFQLSSILPKMIEFLIGILILFHVLFLLVKYILLKRQAAKEKAQNEAQKLELVGTLAAGTAHEIRNPLTGIKGLIQLLSEKYKDEKDQYYFSVINKEIKRINEIVSEFLILGKPTAQILEVLDLRNIFIELNPIILSEANLYNVRYYCLLPPEPVLVKCTKDQIKQVVLNLTKNAFESMPDGGILKIELKIENRSCMIEVTDTGIGIAEEELSKIFDPFYTSKDTGTGLGLVICKRIVESFGGTIQILSNKQQGTKAVITLPLDI encoded by the coding sequence ATGTGCAAACTCAAGAAAAGTTTTATCATTTACCTTATTATTGTTATTATTCCTGCGCTTGCGGGATCATTTTATCACATTCATCAACTGCTGGATGAGGATTTCCAGAAGAGAAAAAATCACTCGAAATGGGTCGCCTCCATTCATCAAAAGAGCTGGGACCAATTAATAACCCAGACAGTCACAAGTCTTGATATTATTTCAATCTTAGTAGAAAATTCTCAGCAATATCCAGAAAATCTTACAGCCCTTCTTCGGCAAACACAACAAAGAGATCCTCGTTATGGAGGTCTTTATTTACTTGACCGAACCGGCAAGGTCATCACCGGGTCAAACGATTTTTTATCCAATGTAGATTTATCTGAGCGTGACTATATCAATACTGCAATATTAACGCAAGATACGATCATTTCTGATCATCCCGAAATTCTCGGCAATGGACAAAAAGTAATCGGATTAGCCATGCCCGTCTTTACTGATAAAAAAGAAATTCATTCAATATTGGTAGCCTATCTCCGCATCGATTATATCCAAAATATCATGAAGGTACTTACACCGGATACAAAGCTTTACATAGTGAATGATGATGATAAAACTATTATAAATATTAATACGGCCGCTGCTTCATCAATGAAAACTCAACAATGGGTAGTCGTGCCTCTCGAGCTTTTGCCATGGAGTATTAAAGCAGAGATTCGGGAATTTCAATTATCTTCTATATTGCCTAAGATGATCGAATTTTTGATAGGAATTCTTATTTTGTTCCATGTTTTATTTTTACTGGTTAAGTATATTTTATTAAAAAGGCAGGCAGCAAAGGAAAAGGCGCAAAATGAAGCTCAAAAGCTGGAGCTTGTCGGAACTCTGGCAGCCGGCACTGCCCATGAAATCAGGAATCCGCTTACCGGAATAAAAGGGCTTATTCAGCTTTTGAGCGAAAAATACAAAGACGAAAAAGACCAGTACTATTTTTCAGTTATTAATAAAGAAATTAAAAGGATCAATGAAATTGTCAGTGAATTTCTTATTCTTGGAAAACCTACTGCACAAATATTAGAAGTATTAGATTTGCGAAATATCTTTATTGAGCTTAATCCAATTATTTTATCAGAAGCAAATCTCTATAACGTTCGATATTATTGTTTGCTCCCTCCAGAGCCTGTACTAGTAAAATGTACAAAGGATCAAATAAAACAGGTCGTTTTAAATTTAACTAAAAATGCATTTGAATCGATGCCGGACGGCGGAATCTTAAAAATCGAATTAAAAATAGAAAATCGATCATGCATGATCGAAGTAACGGATACAGGGATAGGCATTGCAGAGGAAGAGCTTTCGAAGATTTTTGACCCATTTTATACTTCAAAAGATACCGGAACAGGATTGGGGCTTGTCATATGCAAACGAATTGTTGAATCTTTTGGGGGAACAATTCAGATTTTAAGCAATAAACAACAAGGCACGAAAGCGGTCATTACTTTGCCGCTTGATATTTGA
- a CDS encoding carbon-nitrogen family hydrolase: MKLTIACIQMDLAFGDPKKNFQSAENLIQEAAAKKPDIILLPELWTTGYDLTRINEIADENASETTVFLQNAARKHGIHFVGGSVANKTSEGVFNTLLIVDKHGNKIHEYSKLHLFKLMNEHLFLTRGKSKGLFQLENRKFAGVICYDIRFPEWIRTHTAEGAEALFVVAEWPHSRLSHWRSLLIARAIENQCFVIACNRSGQDPNNTFAGHSMIIDPWGEIIAEAGEQEEILVAEINLSETEKVRKMIPIFEDRMPDFY, from the coding sequence ATGAAATTAACTATAGCATGTATTCAGATGGATCTTGCCTTCGGCGATCCGAAAAAAAATTTTCAATCTGCGGAAAATCTTATACAAGAAGCTGCTGCAAAAAAACCGGATATAATTCTTCTTCCGGAATTATGGACTACAGGATATGATTTGACTCGAATCAATGAAATAGCCGATGAAAATGCTAGTGAAACAACTGTTTTTCTGCAAAATGCAGCAAGAAAACACGGGATCCATTTTGTTGGTGGCTCCGTTGCAAACAAAACCTCTGAAGGAGTCTTTAACACGCTTTTGATTGTCGACAAACACGGCAATAAAATTCACGAATACAGTAAACTCCACTTATTCAAGCTGATGAATGAACATCTTTTTTTGACCCGCGGAAAATCAAAAGGTTTATTTCAGCTTGAAAACAGAAAATTTGCAGGGGTAATTTGCTACGATATTCGTTTCCCGGAATGGATCCGCACTCATACTGCGGAAGGTGCAGAAGCATTGTTTGTTGTGGCAGAATGGCCTCATTCCCGACTTTCCCATTGGCGAAGCCTCTTAATCGCACGCGCAATCGAAAATCAATGTTTTGTCATTGCCTGCAACCGTTCCGGGCAAGACCCGAACAATACATTCGCGGGTCATTCCATGATTATTGATCCGTGGGGGGAAATCATTGCAGAAGCCGGAGAGCAGGAAGAAATTCTTGTTGCCGAAATTAATTTGAGCGAGACAGAAAAGGTTCGGAAAATGATCCCTATTTTCGAAGACCGAATGCCGGACTTTTATTAG
- a CDS encoding methylthioribulose 1-phosphate dehydratase, with the protein MSLLAERWNELADVKDELAERDWFMGTSGNLAIKVSDKPLQFLVTASGKDKRKRTEEDFLLVDENGRPVENTHLKPSAETLLHVEIYKKTNAGCSLHVHTVDNNVISEIYGDKGEVKFQGQELIKAFDIWEDDAVLCFPIIHNHAHIPTLARTFSEHVKEDTGAVLIRNHGITVWGRNAFEAKKILEASEFLFRYQLKLLEYKSYQQLRVV; encoded by the coding sequence ATGAGTTTGTTGGCTGAGAGATGGAATGAGCTTGCTGATGTAAAAGATGAATTGGCGGAAAGAGACTGGTTTATGGGGACGAGCGGGAATCTCGCAATTAAGGTTAGTGACAAACCTTTGCAATTTCTTGTAACAGCAAGCGGCAAAGACAAGCGAAAACGTACGGAAGAGGATTTTCTTCTTGTTGACGAAAACGGTCGGCCGGTAGAAAACACTCACTTAAAGCCATCAGCTGAAACTTTGCTTCATGTAGAAATTTACAAAAAGACGAATGCTGGATGCAGTTTGCATGTGCATACAGTTGATAACAATGTCATTTCCGAAATTTACGGTGATAAAGGTGAAGTGAAATTTCAAGGTCAGGAATTAATCAAAGCGTTTGATATATGGGAGGATGACGCTGTACTTTGTTTTCCGATTATTCATAATCATGCCCATATTCCAACATTGGCAAGAACATTTTCTGAGCACGTCAAAGAGGATACAGGGGCTGTATTAATTCGAAACCACGGCATTACTGTCTGGGGAAGAAATGCATTTGAAGCGAAAAAAATTCTGGAAGCGTCGGAATTTTTATTCCGTTATCAATTAAAGCTTCTTGAATATAAGTCATATCAACAGTTAAGAGTTGTCTAA
- a CDS encoding 1,2-dihydroxy-3-keto-5-methylthiopentene dioxygenase, translating to MAYIVLQNSGEKIEIQEDVAVFLENQGVIYEQWDISKLPSNLREKYLLTDEEKEQILEVFKTEIEDISARRGYKAQDVISLAEHTPNLEQLLENFQREHHHTDDEVRFIVSGHGVFIIQGKDHNFFEVHLNPGDLISVPENTRHYFTLSDDRKVVAVRIFVTTEGWVPIYEKEEVEQ from the coding sequence ATGGCGTACATAGTCTTGCAAAACAGTGGAGAAAAAATTGAAATTCAAGAGGATGTAGCTGTATTTTTAGAAAATCAAGGAGTAATTTATGAGCAATGGGATATATCAAAGCTTCCATCCAATCTTCGAGAAAAATATTTATTAACAGATGAAGAAAAAGAACAAATTCTTGAAGTTTTTAAAACCGAAATTGAAGACATTTCTGCCCGCCGAGGATATAAAGCTCAGGATGTTATTTCTCTGGCAGAACATACACCTAATCTGGAACAGCTGCTCGAAAATTTCCAAAGAGAACACCATCATACAGATGATGAAGTCCGATTTATTGTCAGCGGTCATGGAGTTTTTATTATTCAAGGAAAAGACCACAACTTCTTTGAAGTGCATTTAAATCCCGGAGATTTAATTTCCGTTCCAGAAAATACCCGCCACTATTTCACTCTTTCAGATGACCGTAAAGTGGTTGCAGTAAGAATTTTTGTTACAACAGAAGGCTGGGTTCCCATTTACGAAAAGGAAGAAGTCGAACAGTAA
- a CDS encoding ZIP family metal transporter: MNEVILGSVLSALSTGLGALIILFLQSSITHGWRDVLLAFTAGIMMAASTIGLIPEALKYGGFVPLAAGIFLGVLILTLLEMNIPHMELQHSQKNIQFDEKAMLIITAITLHNIPEGLSVGVSYASSAGETGNLIAFAIGLQNAPEGFLVALFLINQKINKFTAFIIATLTGAIEIVTSMIGYYSTSFVKGLIPYGLAFAAGAMLFIIYKELIPESHGDGNEQTSTYSFIGGLLFMILLFELF, from the coding sequence ATGAATGAAGTGATATTAGGGAGTGTTTTATCAGCTCTTTCCACCGGACTCGGAGCATTAATTATTCTGTTTTTACAAAGTTCGATTACACACGGTTGGCGGGATGTTCTGCTTGCATTTACTGCAGGAATTATGATGGCTGCTTCAACAATAGGTCTCATCCCTGAGGCTCTTAAATACGGGGGATTTGTCCCTTTAGCCGCGGGAATTTTCCTTGGAGTTCTAATATTAACATTGTTAGAAATGAATATTCCACATATGGAATTGCAGCATTCCCAAAAAAATATTCAGTTTGATGAAAAAGCTATGCTAATTATCACAGCAATAACTCTTCATAATATACCGGAAGGGTTGTCGGTCGGTGTCAGTTATGCTTCAAGTGCAGGAGAAACCGGAAATTTAATTGCATTCGCAATCGGTTTGCAAAATGCTCCGGAAGGGTTTTTAGTCGCTTTGTTCTTAATCAACCAGAAAATCAATAAATTTACTGCATTTATCATCGCCACTTTAACAGGTGCAATTGAAATTGTAACTTCAATGATCGGGTATTATTCGACTTCTTTTGTGAAGGGGCTTATACCTTACGGCCTTGCTTTTGCTGCTGGCGCGATGTTGTTTATCATTTATAAAGAACTGATCCCTGAAAGCCATGGCGATGGCAATGAACAAACATCAACATACTCTTTTATTGGCGGTTTATTGTTTATGATTCTGCTATTTGAGTTATTCTAA
- a CDS encoding 2-hydroxy-3-keto-5-methylthiopentenyl-1-phosphate phosphatase yields MKKFAVFCDFDGTITEKDNIISIMQNFAPSEWIQVKDQILAQEITNQEGVGKMFSLLPSRLRNKIAHFTVQNASIRPGFQEFIDFLNEHDIPLFIVSGGIDFFVEPILKRFGPFAGLYCNGADFSGENIEILWPYSCDDYCSNGCGCCKPSVIRKLEGNRFYKIVVGDSITDLEAAKQADYVLARDFLEDKCRELGIRFDSFETFFDCIESIKKMIGVRA; encoded by the coding sequence ATGAAAAAATTTGCCGTATTTTGTGATTTTGATGGAACGATTACGGAAAAAGATAATATAATTTCGATTATGCAAAATTTCGCTCCTTCTGAGTGGATTCAAGTGAAGGACCAAATTTTAGCTCAGGAAATTACAAACCAAGAGGGAGTAGGGAAGATGTTTTCCCTTCTCCCAAGCAGATTAAGAAATAAAATTGCCCATTTTACTGTTCAGAATGCCTCTATTCGCCCCGGATTTCAAGAGTTCATTGATTTTCTTAATGAACATGATATTCCATTATTTATTGTTAGCGGCGGAATTGATTTTTTTGTAGAACCAATTCTTAAAAGATTTGGACCTTTTGCAGGATTATATTGCAACGGAGCTGATTTCAGCGGGGAAAATATTGAGATTCTATGGCCGTACAGCTGTGATGATTATTGTTCAAATGGTTGCGGCTGCTGCAAGCCTTCCGTTATCAGAAAACTGGAAGGAAACAGATTTTATAAAATTGTGGTTGGCGACTCGATCACGGATTTAGAAGCAGCTAAACAGGCTGATTACGTTCTTGCCCGGGATTTTTTAGAGGATAAATGCCGGGAACTAGGTATTCGATTTGATTCATTTGAAACATTTTTTGATTGTATAGAATCTATTAAAAAGATGATTGGGGTGAGAGCATGA
- a CDS encoding pyridoxal phosphate-dependent aminotransferase, producing the protein MKHFSQSDLLNSLPKQFFASLVKKTNQYIEKGYDVINLGQGNPDQPTPEHIVKKLQQAAANPVNHKYSPFQGFRYLKQAAALFYKREYGVELDPDKEVAILFGGKAGLVEIPQCLLNPGDAALVPDPGYPDYWSGIVLARAEMITMPLREENDFLPDFADLPEEDAKKAKLMFLNYPNNPTGATATKEFFEQTVKFAEENDICVVHDFAYGAIGFDGQKPLSFLQFEGAKDVGIEIYTLSKTYNMAGWRVGFAVGNESVISAINLLQDHLYVSLFGAVQEAAASALTESQECVEKLNKMYESRRNVLINGLRSIGWNVTAPKGSFFAWLKVPDNFTSEQFSDYLLEKAHIVVAPGIGFGKHGEGYVRAGLLTSEERLLEAVERIKALKIF; encoded by the coding sequence ATGAAACATTTCTCCCAATCTGATTTATTAAACAGCCTTCCGAAACAATTTTTTGCTTCGCTTGTAAAAAAAACAAACCAATATATTGAGAAAGGCTATGATGTCATTAATCTAGGCCAGGGAAACCCTGACCAGCCGACTCCTGAACATATTGTGAAAAAACTTCAGCAAGCTGCAGCAAACCCTGTGAACCATAAATATTCACCATTTCAGGGATTTCGATATTTAAAACAAGCAGCTGCGTTATTTTATAAACGGGAATACGGGGTGGAACTGGATCCGGACAAAGAGGTGGCAATATTGTTCGGCGGGAAAGCCGGGCTTGTTGAAATTCCGCAATGTCTGTTAAACCCGGGGGATGCCGCTCTCGTTCCTGATCCGGGATACCCGGATTATTGGTCAGGGATTGTATTGGCTCGTGCTGAGATGATCACCATGCCGCTCCGTGAAGAAAACGACTTTCTTCCTGATTTTGCCGATCTGCCGGAAGAAGATGCAAAAAAAGCAAAATTAATGTTTTTGAATTACCCGAATAACCCGACCGGGGCAACGGCGACAAAAGAATTTTTTGAACAGACTGTCAAGTTTGCCGAGGAAAATGATATTTGTGTTGTTCATGACTTTGCATATGGAGCCATCGGCTTTGACGGACAAAAGCCGCTAAGCTTTTTGCAGTTTGAAGGTGCAAAAGATGTCGGTATTGAAATTTACACACTCTCTAAAACTTATAACATGGCAGGATGGCGGGTCGGGTTTGCGGTTGGAAACGAAAGTGTGATTTCTGCCATTAACCTTTTACAGGATCACTTGTATGTCAGCTTGTTTGGAGCAGTTCAGGAGGCCGCAGCTTCTGCGTTGACAGAGTCTCAGGAATGTGTAGAAAAACTGAACAAAATGTACGAGTCAAGACGAAATGTTTTGATTAACGGGTTAAGGTCAATAGGCTGGAACGTAACAGCTCCAAAAGGATCATTTTTTGCCTGGCTGAAAGTGCCGGATAACTTTACATCAGAACAATTTTCTGATTATCTTCTTGAAAAAGCGCATATCGTCGTTGCGCCGGGCATTGGCTTTGGCAAGCATGGAGAAGGCTATGTCAGAGCAGGATTACTGACTTCTGAAGAAAGACTTTTAGAAGCAGTTGAGCGAATTAAAGCTTTAAAAATTTTTTAA
- the mtnW gene encoding 2,3-diketo-5-methylthiopentyl-1-phosphate enolase — protein sequence MSEIIATYLVFDSKHDPEKKAEEIALGLTVGSWTNLPELEKNQLKKHKGRVVSVEGLAPGGAQKETEALIKIAYPTVNFSFDIPAILTTVFGKLSMDGKIKLLDLQFSSELKKAFPGPRFGIPGIREKLNVYDRPLVMSIFKGLIGRDLNYLLFQLKEQAKGGVDIVKDDEILFENELTPFEQRITEGKKALLDVFETTGHRTLYAVNLTGRSSKLRDQARKAAELGADILLFNVFSYGLDILQELREDDNIALPIMAHPAFSGAITSSPYYGLSHSLLLGKLTRYAGADFSLFPSPYGTVALERDKALAMAVALREREDYKPSFPVPSAGIHPGLVPLLVQDFGIDSIINAGGGVHGHPDGTKGGGLAFRQAIDAVLSGKSLSESAETFPELRKAIDLWGSFEVNV from the coding sequence TTGAGTGAAATCATTGCGACGTACTTAGTGTTTGACTCCAAACATGACCCTGAAAAAAAAGCGGAAGAAATTGCCCTTGGGCTAACAGTCGGTTCCTGGACCAATTTGCCTGAACTCGAAAAAAATCAGCTCAAAAAACATAAGGGGAGAGTCGTTTCTGTAGAAGGTCTGGCACCCGGGGGAGCTCAAAAAGAAACGGAAGCTTTGATTAAAATTGCCTATCCGACAGTGAATTTTTCATTTGACATTCCAGCCATATTAACAACTGTTTTCGGAAAATTATCAATGGATGGAAAAATAAAACTGCTGGATTTACAGTTTAGCAGCGAGCTAAAAAAAGCTTTTCCCGGACCGCGATTCGGCATTCCCGGCATCCGTGAAAAATTAAATGTGTACGATAGGCCGCTCGTCATGAGTATTTTCAAAGGCTTAATTGGCCGGGATCTTAATTATTTGCTATTCCAGCTAAAGGAACAGGCAAAAGGCGGAGTCGATATTGTGAAAGATGACGAAATACTGTTTGAAAATGAGCTGACGCCATTTGAACAACGAATAACTGAAGGGAAAAAAGCTCTCCTTGATGTTTTTGAAACAACCGGGCACCGGACATTGTATGCAGTCAATTTAACAGGGCGTTCGTCAAAGCTTCGTGATCAGGCAAGAAAGGCTGCGGAATTGGGTGCAGACATATTGCTGTTTAATGTGTTTTCCTATGGCTTGGACATTCTTCAAGAGCTTCGGGAAGATGATAACATTGCCCTCCCGATTATGGCTCACCCGGCATTCAGCGGCGCGATCACCTCATCACCTTACTACGGTTTGTCTCATTCGCTTTTACTCGGTAAGCTAACCCGCTATGCGGGAGCCGATTTCTCTTTGTTTCCTTCACCGTATGGGACGGTTGCACTTGAAAGAGACAAGGCACTTGCGATGGCTGTAGCTTTAAGAGAAAGAGAAGACTATAAGCCGAGCTTTCCGGTTCCTTCAGCAGGCATTCATCCAGGCTTGGTGCCTCTTCTTGTACAGGATTTTGGAATTGACAGCATTATCAATGCAGGCGGCGGTGTTCACGGACATCCGGATGGCACAAAGGGAGGAGGACTTGCATTCAGGCAGGCAATTGATGCAGTTCTTTCCGGCAAATCACTATCCGAAAGCGCGGAGACCTTTCCAGAACTTAGAAAGGCAATTGATTTATGGGGTTCCTTCGAGGTGAACGTATGA
- a CDS encoding MFS transporter, translated as MSQYAAAATPISKKQGSGEGATSFKILLIIGLCHLLNDTIQAVVPAMFPVLEKSMGLTFTQLGLIAFSLNMVSSIMQPVVGIYTDKKPKPFALPIGLTFSLLGILGLALAPRFEIIVISVLLIGLGSAVFHPEGSRVAYMAAGPRRGLAQSIYQVGGNSGQALAPLITAVVLVPLGQIGALWFTLVAAVAVGLLIYIANWYSMNLKIGKTNSAKKKKTSSSDGIKSKESVAFALILILFLIFARSWYISGMTNFYAFYAINEYSFSIKTAQLFLFAFLVAGAAGTFFGGPLSDRYGKKTIILLSMLAAAPITILIPHVPPVAAFILLTISGFILMASFSVTVVYAQELVPGKIGTMAGLTVGLAFGMGALGSIGIGYLADIIGLTKTIILTGFLPLLGILTIFLPSDKKLTLQK; from the coding sequence ATGAGCCAATATGCTGCGGCAGCAACTCCGATTTCAAAGAAACAAGGATCAGGAGAAGGAGCTACCTCTTTTAAGATATTATTAATTATCGGCCTGTGTCATTTGCTGAACGATACGATTCAGGCTGTTGTACCTGCTATGTTCCCCGTACTTGAGAAATCGATGGGGCTGACTTTTACACAATTGGGTTTAATTGCATTTTCATTAAATATGGTTTCCTCCATTATGCAGCCTGTAGTAGGTATATATACAGATAAAAAACCAAAGCCTTTTGCTTTGCCCATCGGATTAACCTTTAGCCTGTTGGGCATTCTCGGGCTTGCTCTTGCTCCAAGATTTGAGATTATTGTTATTTCTGTTTTATTGATAGGGCTCGGGTCTGCTGTATTTCACCCTGAAGGATCAAGGGTTGCCTATATGGCAGCAGGTCCGCGCCGCGGCTTGGCCCAGTCCATTTACCAGGTTGGCGGCAATTCAGGCCAAGCGCTCGCACCGCTTATTACAGCAGTGGTTCTCGTTCCACTAGGACAAATTGGTGCTCTATGGTTTACCCTTGTTGCCGCTGTAGCGGTAGGATTGTTAATTTATATCGCCAACTGGTACTCAATGAATTTAAAGATTGGGAAAACCAATTCGGCTAAAAAGAAAAAAACATCTTCAAGTGATGGCATAAAAAGCAAAGAGTCCGTCGCGTTCGCTCTTATTTTGATCTTATTTTTGATTTTTGCCCGGTCATGGTACATTTCGGGCATGACAAACTTTTATGCATTTTATGCGATAAACGAGTATTCATTTTCCATTAAAACGGCCCAGCTGTTTTTGTTTGCCTTTCTTGTTGCCGGTGCTGCCGGAACATTTTTTGGCGGCCCGCTTTCAGACAGATACGGAAAAAAAACGATTATTCTGTTATCCATGCTTGCAGCCGCCCCGATTACGATTTTAATTCCGCATGTTCCGCCGGTGGCAGCCTTTATTTTGCTGACAATAAGCGGTTTTATCTTGATGGCCAGCTTTTCAGTAACGGTTGTATATGCTCAAGAACTAGTACCAGGGAAAATCGGCACAATGGCGGGATTAACAGTTGGGCTGGCATTTGGGATGGGAGCTCTCGGATCAATCGGCATTGGGTACTTGGCAGACATCATTGGACTTACGAAAACCATAATCCTTACTGGCTTTTTACCTTTGCTCGGCATACTTACCATATTCCTTCCTTCTGATAAAAAGCTTACATTACAGAAATAA
- a CDS encoding aspartyl-phosphate phosphatase Spo0E family protein: protein MCTNKQRMMKEIQHKREKMIDSAQKHGLTSERTIRCSQELDMLLNEYQRTFQSRSNGNKVNTTRKQIFVAMPKAVANA, encoded by the coding sequence TTGTGTACTAATAAACAAAGGATGATGAAAGAAATTCAGCACAAGAGGGAAAAAATGATTGACTCCGCTCAAAAACATGGGCTAACAAGTGAGAGAACGATTCGCTGCAGCCAGGAATTGGACATGCTTCTTAATGAATATCAAAGGACATTTCAAAGCAGATCAAACGGTAATAAAGTAAACACTACTCGAAAACAAATTTTTGTAGCAATGCCAAAGGCAGTTGCCAATGCATGA
- a CDS encoding MarR family winged helix-turn-helix transcriptional regulator, with protein sequence MSSESVSQSLKLFIVLSRAYKAIDEQVTKFIQSNGLNPTEFAVLELLYHKGRQPLQQIGNKILLASGSITYVVDKLEQKGLLVRAACPNDRRVTYAQITDKGKSFIESIFPEHEQNIHQLMSHLTEEEKETAIYLLKKLGLSVRKY encoded by the coding sequence ATGAGTTCTGAGAGTGTTAGCCAATCTTTAAAATTATTCATTGTTCTTTCTAGGGCTTATAAAGCGATCGATGAACAAGTTACTAAATTTATCCAATCAAACGGATTGAATCCGACTGAGTTTGCTGTTCTTGAATTACTTTATCATAAAGGGAGACAGCCGCTGCAGCAAATCGGCAATAAGATCTTGCTGGCAAGCGGGAGTATTACATATGTTGTTGACAAATTAGAGCAGAAAGGGTTATTGGTCCGCGCCGCCTGCCCGAATGACCGTAGAGTGACGTATGCTCAAATCACTGACAAAGGAAAATCGTTTATTGAGAGTATTTTTCCGGAGCATGAACAAAATATCCATCAGTTGATGAGCCATCTTACAGAAGAAGAAAAAGAAACAGCCATTTATTTGTTAAAAAAGCTTGGATTATCTGTTCGCAAATATTAG